Proteins encoded in a region of the Streptomyces violaceoruber genome:
- the acnA gene encoding aconitate hydratase AcnA yields the protein MSANSFDARSTLQVGDESYEIFRLDKVEGSARLPYSLKVLLENLLRTEDGANITADHIRALGGWDSQAQPSQEIQFTPARVIMQDFTGVPCVVDLATMREAVKELGGDPNKINPLSPAEMVIDHSVIADKFGTNDAFQQNVDLEYGRNKERYQFLRWGQTAFDDFKVVPPGTGIVHQVNIEHLARVVMTRDGKAYPDTLVGTDSHTTMVNGLGVLGWGVGGIEAEAAMLGQPVSMLIPRVVGFKLTGELTPGTTATDLVLTITEMLRKHGVVGKFVEFYGEGVAATSLANRATIGNMSPEFGSTAAIFPVDDETLNYMRLTGRSAQQVALVEAYAKEQGLWLDPKAEPDFSEKLELDLSTVVPSIAGPKRPQDRIVLANAAEQFKQDVRNYVDSVDEAGQESFPASDAPAVTNGVPSNPVPVTAPDGTTYELDHGAVTVAAITSCTNTSNPYVMVAAALVAKKAVEKGLTRKPWVKTTLAPGSKVVTDYFEKAGLTPYLDKVGFNLVGYGCTTCIGNSGPLPDEVSKAVNDHDLAVTSVLSGNRNFEGRINPDVKMNYLASPPLVVAYALAGSMKVDVTRDALGVDQDGNPVFLKDIWPSEAEVNDVVANAIGEDMFSKSYSDVFAGDAQWQALSIPTGDTFEWDGESTYVRKPPYFEGMGMEPAPVEDISGARVLAKLGDSVTTDHISPAGAIKADTPAGKYLTEHGVERRDFNSYGSRRGNHEIMIRGTFANIRLRNQIAPGTEGGYTRDFTQDGGPVSFIYDASRNYIEQGTPLVVLAGKEYGSGSSRDWAAKGTALLGVKAVVAESYERIHRSNLIGMGVLPLQFPEGHTAESLGLTGEETFSVSGVTELNEGTTPRTVKVTTDTGVEFDAVVRIDTPGEADYYRNGGILQYVLRSLIRK from the coding sequence GTGTCGGCGAACAGCTTCGACGCCCGCAGCACACTGCAGGTGGGCGACGAGTCGTACGAGATCTTCCGGCTGGACAAGGTCGAGGGCTCCGCGCGCCTTCCCTACAGCCTGAAGGTGCTGCTGGAGAACCTGCTCCGCACCGAGGACGGCGCGAACATCACCGCCGACCACATCCGCGCCCTCGGCGGGTGGGACTCGCAGGCCCAGCCGTCGCAGGAGATCCAGTTCACGCCGGCCCGCGTGATCATGCAGGACTTCACCGGCGTGCCCTGTGTCGTCGACCTCGCCACCATGCGCGAGGCCGTCAAGGAGCTGGGCGGCGACCCGAACAAGATCAACCCGCTGTCCCCGGCCGAGATGGTCATCGACCACTCCGTCATCGCGGACAAGTTCGGCACCAACGACGCCTTCCAGCAGAACGTCGACCTGGAGTACGGCCGCAACAAGGAGCGCTACCAGTTCCTGCGCTGGGGCCAGACCGCCTTCGACGACTTCAAGGTCGTCCCCCCGGGCACCGGCATCGTCCACCAGGTGAACATCGAGCACCTGGCCCGCGTCGTCATGACCCGTGACGGCAAGGCCTACCCCGACACCCTGGTCGGCACCGACTCGCACACCACCATGGTCAACGGCCTCGGCGTCCTCGGCTGGGGCGTCGGCGGCATCGAGGCCGAGGCCGCGATGCTCGGCCAGCCGGTCTCCATGCTGATCCCGCGCGTCGTCGGCTTCAAGCTCACCGGCGAGCTGACCCCCGGCACCACCGCCACCGACCTGGTGCTCACGATCACCGAGATGCTGCGCAAGCACGGCGTCGTCGGCAAGTTCGTCGAGTTCTACGGCGAGGGCGTGGCCGCCACGTCGCTGGCCAACCGCGCCACCATCGGCAACATGTCGCCGGAGTTCGGCTCCACCGCCGCGATCTTCCCGGTCGACGACGAGACGCTGAACTACATGCGCCTGACCGGCCGCTCCGCGCAGCAGGTCGCGCTCGTCGAGGCGTACGCCAAGGAGCAGGGCCTCTGGCTGGACCCGAAGGCCGAGCCGGACTTCTCCGAGAAGCTGGAGCTGGACCTCTCCACGGTCGTCCCCTCCATCGCCGGCCCGAAGCGCCCGCAGGACCGCATCGTCCTCGCCAACGCCGCCGAGCAGTTCAAGCAGGACGTGCGCAACTACGTCGACAGCGTGGACGAGGCGGGCCAGGAGTCCTTCCCGGCCTCCGACGCCCCCGCCGTCACCAACGGCGTACCGTCCAACCCGGTCCCGGTCACCGCCCCCGACGGCACCACCTACGAGCTGGACCACGGCGCGGTGACGGTCGCGGCCATCACCTCCTGCACCAACACCTCCAACCCGTACGTCATGGTCGCCGCCGCCCTGGTGGCCAAGAAGGCGGTCGAGAAGGGCCTGACCCGCAAGCCGTGGGTCAAGACCACCCTCGCCCCGGGCTCCAAGGTCGTCACCGACTACTTCGAGAAGGCGGGCCTGACCCCCTACCTCGACAAGGTCGGCTTCAACCTGGTCGGCTACGGCTGCACCACCTGCATCGGCAACTCCGGCCCGCTGCCGGACGAGGTCTCCAAGGCCGTCAACGACCACGACCTCGCCGTCACCTCGGTGCTCTCCGGCAACCGCAACTTCGAGGGCCGGATCAACCCCGACGTCAAGATGAACTACCTGGCGTCCCCGCCGCTGGTCGTCGCGTACGCGCTCGCGGGCTCCATGAAGGTGGACGTCACCAGGGACGCCCTGGGCGTCGACCAGGACGGCAACCCGGTCTTCCTCAAGGACATCTGGCCCTCCGAGGCCGAGGTCAACGACGTCGTCGCCAACGCCATCGGCGAGGACATGTTCTCCAAGTCCTACAGCGACGTCTTCGCGGGCGACGCCCAGTGGCAGGCGCTGTCCATTCCGACCGGCGACACCTTCGAGTGGGACGGCGAGTCCACCTACGTGCGCAAGCCCCCGTACTTCGAGGGCATGGGCATGGAGCCGGCCCCGGTCGAGGACATCTCCGGCGCCCGGGTGCTCGCCAAGCTCGGCGACTCGGTGACCACGGACCACATCTCGCCCGCCGGCGCCATCAAGGCCGACACCCCGGCCGGCAAGTACCTGACGGAGCACGGCGTCGAGCGTCGCGACTTCAACAGCTACGGCTCGCGCCGCGGCAACCACGAGATCATGATCCGCGGCACCTTCGCCAACATCCGCCTGCGCAACCAGATCGCGCCGGGCACCGAGGGCGGTTACACCCGCGACTTCACCCAGGACGGCGGTCCGGTGTCGTTCATCTACGACGCCTCCCGCAACTACATCGAGCAGGGCACCCCGCTCGTCGTCCTGGCCGGCAAGGAGTACGGCTCCGGCTCGTCCCGCGACTGGGCCGCCAAGGGCACCGCGCTCCTCGGCGTCAAGGCGGTCGTCGCCGAGTCCTACGAGCGCATCCACCGCTCGAACCTCATCGGCATGGGCGTCCTGCCGCTCCAGTTCCCGGAGGGCCACACCGCCGAGTCCCTCGGCCTGACCGGTGAGGAGACCTTCTCCGTCTCCGGCGTGACCGAGCTGAACGAGGGCACCACCCCGCGCACGGTGAAGGTCACCACCGACACCGGCGTCGAGTTCGACGCGGTCGTGCGCATCGACACCCCCGGCGAGGCGGACTACTACCGCAACGGCGGCATCCTGCAGTACGTGCTGCGCAGCCTGATCCGCAAGTAG
- a CDS encoding DUF4236 domain-containing protein: MPLTFRKSFRILPGVRLNINKRSWSITTGGRSGPRHTRSSTGRRTTSMDLPGPFGWRRTTTGRRH; the protein is encoded by the coding sequence ATGCCGCTCACGTTCCGCAAGAGTTTCCGGATCCTCCCCGGAGTGCGGCTGAACATCAACAAACGCTCGTGGTCCATCACGACCGGAGGCCGCAGCGGCCCGCGCCACACCCGCAGCAGCACCGGACGTCGTACGACATCGATGGATTTGCCGGGACCTTTCGGGTGGCGTCGCACGACGACGGGCAGGCGCCACTGA
- a CDS encoding helix-turn-helix domain-containing protein — translation MADDYLVRIGRLIRDARQHRGWTQSQLAEALNTSQSAVNRIERGNQNISLEMIARIGEALDSEIVSLGYAGPMHLRVVGGRRLSGAIDVKTSKNACVALLCASLLNKGRTVLRRVARIEEVYRLLEVLNSIGVRTRWINDGTDLEIVPPAELDMEAIDAEAAVRTRSIIMFLGPLLHRMERFRLPYAGGCDLGTRTIEPHMIALRRFGLDVAATEGHYHAVVDRQVRPDRPIVLTERGDTVTENALLAAARHDGVTVIRNASSNYMVQDLCFFLEALGVRVEGIGTTTLTVHGMPVIDADVDYSPSEDPVEAMSLLAAAVVTESELTVRRVPIEFLEIELAVLEEMGLDHDRTPEYFADNGRTRLVDLTVRPSKLEAPIDKIHPMPFPGLNIDNVPFFAAIAASAQGQTLIHDWVYDNRAIYLTDLNRLGGRLQLLDPHRVLVEGPTRWRAAEMMCPPALRPAVVVLLAMMAAEGTSVLRNVYVINRGYEDLAERLNTIGAQIEIFRDI, via the coding sequence ATGGCAGACGACTACCTCGTACGCATCGGCAGGCTCATCCGTGACGCCCGGCAGCACCGCGGCTGGACGCAGTCACAGCTCGCGGAGGCGCTCAACACCAGTCAGAGCGCCGTCAACCGCATCGAGCGCGGCAACCAGAACATCAGCCTTGAGATGATCGCCCGGATCGGCGAAGCGCTGGACAGCGAAATCGTCTCCCTGGGCTACGCGGGTCCGATGCACCTGCGCGTGGTCGGCGGCCGTCGCCTGTCCGGCGCCATCGACGTCAAGACCAGCAAGAACGCCTGCGTGGCCCTGCTGTGCGCCTCGCTGCTCAACAAGGGGCGCACGGTACTGCGCCGGGTCGCCCGCATCGAGGAGGTCTACCGCCTCCTGGAGGTGCTCAACTCCATCGGCGTGCGCACCCGCTGGATCAACGACGGCACCGACCTGGAGATCGTGCCGCCGGCCGAGCTGGACATGGAGGCCATCGACGCCGAGGCCGCCGTCCGCACCCGCTCCATCATCATGTTCCTCGGCCCGCTGCTGCACCGCATGGAGCGCTTCCGCCTGCCCTACGCCGGCGGCTGCGACCTCGGCACCCGCACCATCGAGCCGCACATGATCGCGCTGCGCCGGTTCGGCCTGGACGTCGCCGCGACCGAGGGCCACTACCACGCGGTGGTCGACCGCCAGGTGCGCCCGGACCGCCCCATCGTCCTGACCGAGCGCGGCGACACGGTGACGGAGAACGCCCTCCTGGCCGCCGCCCGCCACGACGGCGTCACCGTCATCCGCAACGCCTCCTCCAACTACATGGTCCAGGACCTCTGCTTCTTCCTGGAGGCCCTGGGCGTCCGCGTCGAAGGCATCGGCACCACCACCCTCACCGTCCACGGCATGCCGGTCATCGACGCCGACGTGGACTACTCCCCCTCCGAGGACCCGGTCGAGGCGATGAGCCTGCTGGCCGCCGCCGTGGTCACGGAGTCGGAGCTGACGGTGCGCCGGGTCCCGATCGAGTTCCTGGAGATCGAGCTGGCGGTCCTGGAGGAGATGGGCCTCGACCACGACCGCACCCCGGAGTACTTCGCCGACAACGGCCGCACCCGCCTGGTGGACCTGACCGTGCGCCCCTCCAAGCTCGAAGCGCCGATCGACAAGATCCACCCGATGCCCTTCCCGGGCCTGAACATCGACAACGTCCCCTTCTTCGCGGCCATCGCCGCCTCGGCGCAGGGCCAGACCCTCATCCACGACTGGGTCTACGACAACCGCGCCATCTACCTCACCGACCTGAACCGCCTCGGCGGCCGCCTCCAGCTCCTGGACCCGCACCGCGTCCTGGTCGAGGGCCCGACCCGCTGGCGCGCCGCCGAGATGATGTGCCCGCCGGCCCTGCGCCCCGCGGTCGTCGTCCTCCTGGCGATGATGGCCGCCGAGGGCACGTCGGTACTGCGCAACGTCTACGTCATCAACCGCGGTTACGAGGACCTCGCGGAGCGGCTGAACACGATCGGGGCGCAGATCGAGATCTTCCGGGACATCTGA
- a CDS encoding 8-oxoguanine DNA glycosylase OGG fold protein encodes MGWREGAGELDARMLKRPLPSGAVGKLGAWLAEDGAPYADGTGAHAVRYIPGPWAGIRPWPSGLAEQVGRKPTLLSRAQVLAVARKGVATASWTETLIASYVWGQGDNGYGAYRLDEILRPGPVEAVLAQAIALLTTDGAVVDVPGPRPLILDQRIARVLRAYTTRLGEEIGLEEPAKLAAWLWSDGGWTPHRYDVYLTWMRGVTDQLAGSTHWPLAPDLLELALFSGAWTP; translated from the coding sequence ATGGGGTGGCGAGAGGGCGCCGGGGAACTGGACGCGCGGATGCTCAAGCGTCCGCTTCCTTCGGGTGCAGTGGGAAAGCTGGGAGCCTGGCTGGCTGAAGACGGGGCGCCGTACGCGGACGGGACCGGCGCGCACGCAGTTCGCTACATCCCGGGGCCCTGGGCCGGCATCCGGCCGTGGCCCTCGGGGTTGGCTGAGCAGGTCGGACGTAAGCCAACTTTGCTGAGCCGGGCGCAGGTGTTGGCGGTGGCCCGGAAGGGGGTAGCAACGGCTAGCTGGACCGAGACACTCATCGCCAGCTACGTCTGGGGACAAGGTGACAACGGGTACGGGGCCTACCGGCTGGATGAGATCCTGCGCCCAGGCCCAGTCGAGGCGGTGCTGGCTCAGGCCATTGCGCTGCTAACCACCGATGGCGCCGTAGTGGATGTGCCGGGGCCGCGCCCGCTCATCCTCGACCAACGCATAGCTCGTGTCCTGCGCGCGTACACGACACGGCTGGGGGAGGAGATCGGGCTTGAGGAACCCGCGAAGCTCGCTGCCTGGCTGTGGAGTGACGGCGGATGGACCCCGCACCGCTACGACGTGTACCTGACATGGATGCGCGGCGTTACCGACCAGCTGGCCGGGTCCACGCACTGGCCGCTCGCTCCCGACCTACTTGAATTGGCACTGTTCAGCGGCGCATGGACCCCGTAG
- a CDS encoding DUF262 domain-containing protein, whose product MEAKSMTLRDLFGPDRRLVVPVFQRPYVWTEDRNWRPLWEDVTALVHQRLADEEVHPHFLGAVVLDQLLTLTGSMPARQVIDGQQRLTTVQVLLAAVRDVARELDVQDRYVRALVKLTANDDDMTDDPHAAYKVWPTNIDRDSFRMVMDGRLRRPVDVTFLADPGASAIVQAYWFFRNRTVEWAQELNYESKLDEGFDALVRVLRDKFELVVIDLKPEDNAQVIFEALNDRGTPLQASDLVKNLVFQQAEEQGLPVEELYRDLWAQLETPDWRKEVRQGRLKRPRLDVFLMQYLTGELAEEVMAPELFLTFRRYVKAADMGLVDTMRRLVDRAGAYRRLTAEEQPLTPEGRFLRTVGVLDANTVMPVLLWLVSRFDEDDRAGAVATLDSYLVRRTVCRLTTKNYNRLFLELLKELKAKDDPSVVADFLLRQETDSGFWPRDRDIRDVFRSQPLYKQLTRTRMRLLLAELEDSLYSSKTERQVHNGELTIEHLLPQAWEEHWPLPEGGGRGSAEAHERRQSLLHTVGNLTLLTGRLNTSVSNGPWERKRNDILVHSALSLNRSLPAQWDEESILARADHLSEAFSRRWQRPDGGAPISSGAGFPAPRMGAREATPIGRPATVQMPRSRRDVARHMREAFSGLPIGSVLTVSQITAVPTSQYEGGEISPGAVAARLRADNVPGIRAVPGSSPLSARKIS is encoded by the coding sequence GTGGAAGCGAAATCGATGACCCTGCGCGATCTGTTCGGGCCGGACCGGCGACTCGTCGTGCCGGTCTTTCAGAGGCCGTACGTCTGGACGGAGGACCGGAACTGGCGCCCGCTGTGGGAGGACGTCACTGCTCTGGTCCACCAAAGATTGGCGGATGAGGAAGTTCATCCACACTTTCTTGGTGCGGTCGTGCTGGATCAGTTGCTGACACTCACGGGGTCGATGCCTGCCAGACAGGTCATCGACGGACAGCAGAGGCTGACAACAGTTCAGGTTCTGCTTGCCGCGGTGCGCGATGTCGCACGGGAGCTCGATGTCCAGGACAGGTACGTACGTGCGCTCGTCAAACTGACCGCCAACGACGACGACATGACCGACGACCCGCATGCTGCCTACAAGGTGTGGCCTACCAACATTGACCGTGATTCGTTCCGCATGGTCATGGACGGTCGGCTCCGGCGGCCGGTCGACGTCACATTCCTCGCCGATCCAGGCGCCTCGGCGATCGTCCAGGCGTACTGGTTCTTTCGCAACCGCACGGTCGAGTGGGCACAAGAGCTGAACTACGAAAGCAAGCTGGACGAGGGCTTTGATGCCTTGGTGCGCGTGCTTCGTGACAAGTTCGAGTTGGTCGTTATCGATCTCAAGCCCGAGGACAACGCCCAGGTCATCTTCGAGGCTCTCAACGACCGAGGCACCCCGTTGCAGGCCTCCGACCTGGTCAAGAACCTAGTCTTCCAGCAGGCGGAGGAGCAAGGGCTCCCGGTGGAGGAGCTGTACAGGGACCTGTGGGCGCAGCTGGAGACGCCTGACTGGCGCAAGGAGGTGCGGCAGGGAAGGTTGAAGAGGCCTCGCCTGGACGTCTTCCTCATGCAGTACCTGACGGGTGAACTAGCCGAGGAGGTGATGGCTCCCGAGCTCTTCCTGACCTTTCGCAGGTACGTCAAGGCCGCTGATATGGGCCTGGTCGATACGATGAGGCGCTTGGTGGACCGGGCAGGTGCCTACCGAAGGCTGACGGCCGAGGAACAGCCGCTGACTCCGGAAGGCCGATTCCTGCGCACTGTTGGTGTTCTGGACGCCAACACCGTGATGCCCGTGCTCCTGTGGCTGGTGAGCCGTTTCGACGAGGACGACCGGGCCGGCGCGGTGGCCACCCTGGACTCCTACCTGGTGCGACGCACCGTCTGCCGCCTGACGACGAAGAACTACAACCGGCTCTTCTTGGAACTGCTCAAGGAGCTGAAGGCGAAAGACGACCCGTCGGTCGTGGCGGACTTCCTGCTCCGACAGGAAACAGACTCCGGGTTCTGGCCCCGCGATCGCGATATCCGGGATGTCTTTCGGTCCCAGCCGTTGTACAAGCAACTCACGCGGACCCGGATGCGGCTGTTGCTGGCCGAGTTGGAGGACTCGCTGTATTCGAGCAAGACCGAGCGGCAAGTTCACAACGGGGAGTTGACGATCGAGCACCTACTGCCTCAGGCCTGGGAGGAACACTGGCCGCTTCCCGAGGGTGGAGGTCGCGGAAGCGCCGAGGCTCATGAGCGCAGACAGTCCCTCCTCCACACCGTGGGAAATCTGACTCTGCTCACCGGCAGACTGAACACATCGGTTTCCAATGGTCCCTGGGAGCGCAAGAGGAACGACATCCTCGTGCACAGTGCTCTTTCGTTGAACCGTTCCCTGCCTGCTCAGTGGGACGAGGAGAGCATCCTGGCCCGGGCTGACCATCTGTCCGAGGCGTTCTCCCGGCGCTGGCAACGCCCGGATGGGGGCGCGCCCATCTCCTCGGGCGCAGGCTTCCCGGCACCCCGGATGGGGGCGCGGGAGGCTACCCCCATCGGTAGGCCGGCGACGGTTCAGATGCCCCGGTCCCGGCGCGATGTCGCACGCCACATGCGAGAGGCCTTCTCCGGGCTGCCGATCGGAAGCGTTCTGACGGTGTCGCAGATAACGGCGGTCCCCACGAGCCAGTACGAGGGCGGGGAGATCAGTCCCGGCGCTGTGGCCGCCAGACTTCGCGCCGACAACGTTCCTGGTATCCGGGCCGTACCTGGTTCCAGCCCACTTTCCGCCCGCAAGATCAGCTGA
- a CDS encoding VOC family protein, producing MGKSARVLGKEFGRTARDMNALLKEYGYLDGSPGAYGLTEKGQQYAKEQYHSRGTGGYAQYNPSWETRTWSEETVAALRADMEANPGGCDDAGPPAEEDALFEPEPIVDHSGSGGDDDPQLSWKELAIGGAVVVAILVAPHAKPFWNSKVKPVAKKMRDKLTKQESTEATES from the coding sequence ATGGGGAAATCAGCACGGGTGTTGGGCAAAGAGTTTGGCCGAACGGCTCGAGATATGAATGCGCTTCTCAAGGAGTACGGCTATCTGGACGGAAGCCCCGGCGCTTATGGGCTCACCGAGAAGGGCCAGCAGTACGCGAAGGAGCAATACCATTCACGCGGTACGGGCGGCTACGCCCAGTACAACCCGAGCTGGGAAACTCGTACCTGGAGCGAGGAGACGGTAGCGGCGCTTAGGGCCGATATGGAAGCGAATCCCGGTGGCTGCGACGATGCAGGGCCTCCCGCTGAAGAAGACGCCCTTTTCGAGCCCGAGCCGATCGTGGACCACAGCGGTAGCGGTGGCGACGATGACCCTCAGCTCAGTTGGAAAGAGTTGGCCATCGGCGGGGCCGTAGTAGTCGCAATTCTCGTCGCTCCTCATGCCAAGCCTTTCTGGAACAGCAAGGTCAAACCTGTTGCGAAGAAGATGCGGGACAAATTGACGAAACAGGAGTCCACCGAGGCCACAGAGTCCTGA
- a CDS encoding McrC family protein, with amino-acid sequence MTEVHLVEHGPARIVSLPYAAGRALAELKVVDAAPDPHEPELWRLKAGSKVGAVALDVPGGETVSLRITPKLPVRRLFFLVGYSRDPGGWRDGDVDVGGHDELLPAIAHTVERQTDRALRQGLLQGYRYTEATEFVVRGRIREADQIRRRFGAPFPAEIAYDEFSTDIAENRILRSAVERLLRVHGVPGAVRTRLVHQRARLAEVTPLAKGQSLPGWQPSRLNARYHRALRLAKLVLDNASVEHLPGGVRMNGFLFDMNTIFEDFVCVGLREALSAYGGHAALQARNVYLDEAQLIRMRPDLIWYDDSGASLVVADAKYKLGKPHGYPDADLYQILAYSTSLGLKDGHLVYAKGNAPHAGHLVRHSGITLHQHALDLDRPSSTLLRDIRALAARMVRPRSG; translated from the coding sequence GTGACCGAAGTTCACCTCGTCGAGCATGGACCGGCACGCATCGTCTCCCTTCCGTACGCGGCGGGGCGGGCCCTGGCGGAGTTGAAGGTCGTGGATGCCGCGCCTGACCCCCACGAGCCGGAGCTGTGGCGACTGAAGGCGGGAAGCAAGGTCGGGGCAGTGGCACTCGACGTCCCAGGAGGCGAGACCGTGAGTTTGCGGATCACCCCGAAACTGCCCGTTCGACGTCTGTTCTTCCTCGTGGGTTACAGCCGCGACCCCGGCGGCTGGCGAGACGGAGACGTGGACGTCGGCGGACACGACGAACTGCTGCCCGCCATCGCCCACACCGTCGAACGACAGACGGACCGGGCGCTGCGGCAAGGGCTTCTGCAGGGCTACCGGTACACCGAAGCCACGGAGTTCGTCGTACGTGGTCGGATTCGCGAGGCCGACCAGATCCGGCGCCGGTTCGGTGCGCCGTTCCCCGCCGAGATCGCGTACGACGAGTTCAGCACGGACATCGCCGAGAATCGCATTCTGCGCTCCGCGGTGGAACGCCTCCTACGCGTGCACGGCGTGCCCGGAGCCGTACGGACACGCCTTGTGCACCAGCGCGCCAGGCTCGCGGAGGTCACTCCACTGGCGAAGGGGCAGTCGCTCCCCGGCTGGCAGCCGAGTCGTTTGAACGCCCGGTATCACCGCGCTCTCCGCCTGGCGAAACTTGTACTGGACAACGCATCTGTCGAACATCTGCCGGGCGGGGTGCGGATGAACGGCTTCCTTTTCGATATGAACACGATCTTCGAGGACTTCGTCTGCGTCGGGCTCCGGGAGGCCCTGAGTGCGTACGGTGGGCACGCTGCGCTGCAGGCCAGGAATGTGTACCTGGATGAAGCCCAGCTCATCCGGATGCGACCGGACCTCATCTGGTACGACGATTCTGGAGCCTCACTGGTCGTTGCCGACGCCAAATACAAGCTGGGCAAGCCGCACGGCTATCCCGACGCCGACCTGTACCAAATATTGGCCTATTCCACTTCCCTGGGCCTCAAGGACGGCCACCTGGTGTATGCCAAGGGCAACGCACCGCATGCGGGCCATTTGGTGAGGCACTCGGGGATCACGCTGCATCAACATGCACTTGATCTTGATCGGCCCTCGTCGACGCTCCTAAGAGACATCCGTGCACTGGCCGCACGCATGGTGCGACCTCGATCGGGTTGA
- a CDS encoding DUF4357 domain-containing protein: MTDEYPEFLLRLPRNGPLARGRLLTEKGTNGSQKMVVLAGSPARPEVVPSFPLRMPSSHRLREELRERGTIKETTTWPGWLEVVSDVECNSPSAAAEILLGRSANGWLEWKTADGRPLADFLEQASAGPSRAWLVRDPNITSTGPVDQMWLSQACVTLAADRLRPGVAPGISKEQLRVIVDEDYESAAAYSQKPRFVEEFHAFLSRMRPGDTVCVFPDGELYVGEITGEAEQATSGDGRSVLRRPVEWASEGYPYDKLPEEVQQKLNTGHDLVDLTAVKGILDGLWSSDDELKKAVEESTDTSGVAVQAVVARRDLAFPQPDEALRKRLNVHDLAWLNEVRDLLWDERQLIFYGPPGTGKTYLAQELAEFLGGGPEHVKLIQFHPSYAYEDFFEGFRPREDPDTHEVAFRLTPGPLRELADQARMEGNRHIPHFLIIDEINRANLAKVFGELYFLLEYRKKSVRLTYSGEEFALPRNLFVIGTMNTADRSIALVDAAMRRRFAFVELSPRVEPTRRLLWRWLESEGIDTEPADLLDALNARVDDADFRIGPSYLMKPGAYREGGLERIWRTKILPLLEEHHYGDGVDIEKRYGLAALRATVAARRAPVAGDIEESPGAR; encoded by the coding sequence ATGACCGACGAGTACCCGGAGTTCTTGCTGCGCCTGCCCCGCAACGGGCCGCTGGCGCGGGGGCGATTGCTCACGGAAAAGGGAACCAACGGCAGCCAGAAGATGGTGGTCCTGGCAGGTTCGCCGGCCCGCCCCGAGGTCGTCCCCTCCTTCCCCCTTCGGATGCCGTCCTCCCATCGGCTGCGGGAAGAACTGAGAGAACGGGGAACGATCAAGGAGACGACCACCTGGCCCGGGTGGCTGGAGGTCGTCAGTGACGTCGAGTGCAACTCCCCGTCGGCCGCTGCGGAGATCCTTCTCGGGCGCAGTGCCAACGGCTGGCTGGAGTGGAAGACGGCCGACGGCAGACCACTCGCGGACTTCCTGGAGCAGGCTTCGGCCGGCCCCAGCCGTGCATGGCTCGTCCGCGATCCGAACATCACAAGTACCGGTCCGGTCGATCAGATGTGGCTTTCCCAGGCTTGTGTGACGCTCGCCGCGGACCGGCTGAGGCCTGGAGTGGCCCCGGGCATCAGCAAGGAACAGTTGCGCGTCATCGTGGACGAGGACTACGAATCGGCGGCCGCGTACAGCCAGAAGCCGCGCTTCGTGGAAGAGTTTCACGCGTTCCTCTCCCGAATGCGTCCGGGGGACACCGTGTGCGTGTTCCCTGACGGTGAGCTTTACGTGGGGGAGATCACGGGCGAGGCCGAGCAGGCCACCTCGGGAGACGGCCGGAGTGTTCTGCGCCGGCCGGTGGAGTGGGCGAGCGAGGGCTACCCGTACGACAAGCTCCCGGAGGAGGTTCAGCAGAAGCTGAACACCGGACACGACCTGGTCGATCTCACGGCGGTCAAGGGCATCCTCGACGGCCTCTGGTCCTCCGACGACGAACTCAAGAAGGCGGTTGAGGAGTCAACGGACACGTCCGGCGTCGCGGTTCAGGCCGTCGTCGCCCGCCGCGACCTGGCCTTCCCTCAGCCCGACGAGGCGTTGCGCAAGAGGCTGAACGTCCACGACCTCGCGTGGCTGAACGAGGTCCGCGACCTGCTCTGGGACGAACGTCAGCTGATCTTCTACGGTCCTCCCGGCACGGGCAAGACCTATCTGGCGCAGGAGCTCGCAGAATTCCTCGGTGGTGGTCCCGAGCACGTCAAGCTGATCCAGTTCCATCCCAGTTACGCGTACGAGGACTTCTTCGAGGGGTTCCGGCCCCGGGAGGACCCGGACACTCATGAGGTCGCCTTCCGGTTGACACCGGGCCCGCTACGAGAACTGGCCGATCAAGCCCGAATGGAGGGAAACCGGCACATTCCGCACTTTCTGATCATCGACGAAATCAACCGCGCCAACCTCGCCAAGGTCTTCGGTGAGCTGTATTTCCTGCTGGAGTACCGAAAAAAGTCGGTCCGACTTACCTACTCGGGTGAGGAGTTCGCACTGCCTCGGAACCTGTTCGTGATCGGCACGATGAACACCGCAGACCGGTCCATCGCACTCGTGGACGCCGCGATGCGGCGGCGGTTCGCCTTCGTCGAGCTCTCACCGAGGGTCGAGCCGACCAGACGACTGCTGTGGCGCTGGCTGGAAAGCGAGGGGATAGACACCGAGCCTGCCGATCTGCTTGACGCTCTCAACGCCCGGGTCGATGACGCCGACTTCCGGATCGGGCCTTCATATTTGATGAAACCAGGCGCCTACCGTGAGGGCGGACTCGAACGCATCTGGCGGACAAAGATCCTCCCACTGTTGGAAGAACACCACTACGGGGACGGAGTTGACATCGAGAAGCGTTACGGGTTGGCGGCGCTGCGGGCGACCGTTGCTGCGCGCAGAGCGCCGGTAGCGGGCGACATCGAGGAAAGTCCTGGCGCCCGGTGA